The following are encoded together in the Coturnix japonica isolate 7356 chromosome 8, Coturnix japonica 2.1, whole genome shotgun sequence genome:
- the OSBPL9 gene encoding oxysterol-binding protein-related protein 9 isoform X5, whose protein sequence is MVESIKHCIVLLQIAKDQNNEEKHADGLISTINPVDAVYQPSPLEQPVISAMPSQTVIPPEPQLCKSEQRPSSLPVGPVIAALGNQTPTPNSTGSGQSAPSSSLTSPSHVNLSPNTVPDFSYSSSEDEFYDADEFYQSSSSPKRCMDSSGSAAVLTRSSTGSSLKRPDTTESLNSSMSNGTNDADLFDPPDDRDDDAEGESVEEHKSVIMHLLSQVRLGMDLTKVVLPTFILERRSLLEMYADFFAHPDLFVSISDQKDPKERMVQVVKWYLSAFHAGRKGSVAKKPYNPILGEIFRCHWVLPGTEGEDDMEPVSEGPVPWVSKSNVTFVAEQVSHHPPISAFYAECFNKRIQFNAHIWTKSKFLGMSIGVHNIGQGCVTCLDYDEHYILTFPNGYGRSILTVPWIELGGECSISCSKTGYNASIVFHTKPFYGGKKHRITAEIFSPNDKKPFCSVEGEWNGVMYAKYSTGENAVFIDTKKMPIIKKKVRKLEDQEDFESRCLWKDVTYNLKIRDIDAATAAKHALEERQRAEARARKENETPWETRLFHEDGECWVYDEPLLKRLAASKH, encoded by the exons AGTACTATAAACCCTGTTGATGCAGTCTATCAGCCCAGTCCTTTGGAACAGCCAGTGATCAGTGCAATGCCTTCCCAGACTGTTATACCTCCAG AACCTCAGCTGTGCAAGTCAGAGCAGCGACCCTCATCTTTACCAGTGGGACCCGTAATAGCAGCACTTGGAAATCAGACTCCAACACCAAATAGTACAG GAAGCGGGCAGTCAGCACCTAGCAGCAGCCTCACTTCTCCAAGCCATGTCAATCTGTCTCCAAACACGGTGCCGGATTTCTCTTACTCAAGCAGTGAGGATGAATTCTATGATGCTGATGAATTCTATCAGAGCAGTTCTTCCCCCAAGCGATGTATGGA TTCTTCAGGGTCTGCTGCAGTCCTGACTCgcagcagcacagggagtaGTTTGAAACGTCCGGATACCACAGAGTCACTCAATTCTTCCATGTCCAATGGGACAAACGATGCTG ATCTCTTCGATCCTCCTGACGATAGAGATGATGATGCAGAAGGAGAATCAGTGGAAGAACATAAGAGTGTTATCATGCATCTCTTGTCACAAGTCAGATTAGGAATGGATCTAACAAAG GTGGTTCTTCCAACATTTATCCTGGAAAGAAGGTCGCTGTTGGAAATGTATGCTGACTTCTTTGCACACCCGGACTTATTTGTCAG CATTAGTGACCAGAAGGATCCAAAAGAAAGAATGGTTCAAGTGGTTAAATGGTACCTCTCAGCTTTtcatgcaggaagaaaagggtCAGTTGCCAAAAAGCCTTACAATCCCATTCTGGGCGAGATCTTTCGATGTCATTGGGTACTACCAGGCACTGAAGGTGAAGATGATATG GAGCCAGTTTCAGAAGGACCAGTTCCATGGGTCAGCAAAAGCAACGTAACGTTTGTGGCAGAGCAGGTCTCTCACCATCCTCCAA tttcaGCATTTTATGCAGAGTGTTTTAACAAGAGGATACAATTCAATGCTCACATATGGACCAAGTCAAAATTCTTAGGAATGTCAATCGGAGTTCATAACATCGGGCAAG ggTGTGTCACATGCCTGGATTATGACGAACATTATATTTTGACCTTCCCTAATGGTTACGGGAG GTCTATTCTCACTGTGCCATGGATCGAGCTTGGTGGAGAATGCAGTATTAGCTGCTCAAAGACAGGCTATAATGCTTCCATTGTCTTCCACACAAAACCATTTTATGGAggaaagaagcacagaattACAGCTGAAATCTT TTCTCCTAATGACAAGAAACCCTTCTGCTCTGTGGAAGGAGAATGGAATGGTGTCATGTATGCAAAATACTCAACAGGG GAGAATGCTGTCTTTATAGATACCAAGAAAATGCCTATAATTAAGAAGAAGGTAAGGAAATTGGAGGATCAAGAGGACTTTGAGTCTCGATG cttATGGAAAGATGTGACCTACAACTTGAAAATAAGAGACATTGATGCAGCTACAGCTGCGAAGCATGCACTCGAGGAAAGACAAAGAGCTGAAGCCAGAGCCAGAAAGGAGAATGAGACACCATGGGAAACAAGG TTATTCCATGAAGATGGAGAATGCTGGGTTTACGATGAGCCACTACTGAAACGACTCGCTGCCAGTAAACACTGA